The Anaerolineae bacterium genome has a segment encoding these proteins:
- a CDS encoding DUF333 domain-containing protein, which produces MNSSFKYLFFGLIVVSLALVACGGPAAPPSEGGGASMSNPASENCVEQGGQLTIEKRGDGGEFGVCWFEDGLQCEEWALQRGDCPVGGLKVTGYGPQGRYCAITGGEYTLTGGDIENEQGTCTFKNGKQCDGADYWNGKCSP; this is translated from the coding sequence ATGAACAGCAGTTTTAAATATCTATTCTTTGGTTTAATCGTTGTCAGTTTGGCCCTGGTCGCTTGCGGCGGCCCGGCTGCGCCGCCGTCTGAGGGAGGCGGCGCCTCAATGAGCAATCCGGCCTCGGAGAATTGCGTTGAACAAGGCGGCCAGCTCACCATTGAAAAGCGCGGCGACGGCGGCGAGTTTGGCGTGTGCTGGTTTGAAGACGGCCTGCAGTGTGAGGAATGGGCCTTGCAGCGCGGCGACTGTCCGGTGGGTGGGCTGAAGGTGACGGGCTATGGGCCGCAGGGTCGCTATTGCGCCATTACCGGCGGCGAATATACTCTCACCGGCGGCGACATTGAAAATGAGCAAGGCACCTGCACTTTTAAAAACGGCAAGCAGTGCGACGGCGCGGATTATTGGAACGGCAAGTGCAGCCCTTAA